The genomic stretch GTCTCTCTTTTGCTGTACTTTTGAGCTTTtggtatttttaaattttcaagtgGTTTGGGTTTTTTCTTTGTCGCGGATGACATTGGTAACTCTGAGAGAGGTTCCAGATTCGCaggttttagggtttttgatAGTGAGGGGTTTTTCTATCTGAATAAAAAGTAAATGAACAAAACTTAGAATTCAATTCATGTCCATACCAGTCATCTGCTTCCTAACCATCAACACTGAAATCGAAGTCGTCCGATCAaatgacgatccatggaccttgGCCTTTGTGCTCTTCGTCTATGTACTGCTGATGCTGTTGTTTTGGTGCTTGCATGTGTATGACCGAAATTCTGAGAAGAGGAAGAGATTGAAGATCCCTATATGGGTGGTGGCGACGGGCCCTCAACGTGGTATTCGCCTGTCCCGACGATCATGAATGTATACATGAAGTGTTTGGTGTGGGTCATGGCTATCTTCAGCAGCAGTTTGAGATTTTACTTGCTCTTCATCTTCCCTAATAAGACCAACAACCGTCCAAGAAAATCATGATGGCCCATCTCAGCTCATCTCTGCTTGATGCTAAAGTCTGTTATTGTAATAGTTGATAGCTGGTTATTATTCATTTTCGTAAGTAGAAGATTGTAATAttataatttagtttttttttttttttccatgtattAAAAGATTCATAAgttacatgcacacacacacaaacaaaacTGAATATGAATTAAATCACAACCTCATCGTACATTTCCAAAAATGCTTGAAGAAGTTACAGAAATCCCTTCTAatatgtttttttaattattattttaaaaaaaaaagaaaaaaaagaagaagtcacAGAGGCTAACGACACCATCACTCGACCTCGATGTACAGACACAAATCCCCATCATCTCCACATAGGAATGCCCAAATGCAGATGGAATCCCCCTCCTTCAATTTGTTCAGCTCCACAATAACCTTCCACTCTTCGTCGAGCTCGAATTGGTCCATGTCCCGCCGCTTGATGACTACATAATACATCCTAAACTCCTTATCGACGGCCTCAACTGCGAGGCCGTTGCTCTTAGAATCCAGCAGCACTGATACATCAGTCttcttcatctttgggatcaggTCCTTCAGCAGCTCGTTGTTGAGGACGACATGACCTAGGCTTGGGTCGACGTCACTCTCGGTGAGCTTTCTGTACAGCACGAGGGTAGGATCTTTACCACCCATTCGTAATTCGATTTCAGCGTAGGAGGTGGAGTTGAGATCTGGAAGCCGGGGACTATTCATTTGCATTCTAGCTAAGATAGGAACTGGCTCTAGTTCCTTTCAACTCTCTTGGGTTTTTGGGTTGGCTTTTGGACATGTAGTACCGGAAATGGTTTCTAAGGAAGAGGCTGATGTCTGTTtcatgaaataataataatattatgagAAGAGTCAATGTTTCCTTGTTTGAAcgcagattaggtactacccatTATCCGAGCTCGGAACGTGCtggggcgggcccaccgtgacttTTGGATTCATCtacactgtctatctattttttcgtatcattttaattttagaattaaaaaatgagttagataaaaggttcaagtggaccacaccataggaatcagtAGTGATAATGACTCcgacggttgaaaccttcttaaggtccactgtaatgtttatttgccatctaacttgttaataaggtcacttggaactggatgaaggcaaaagacaaatatcagcttgatccaaatccttggtggcccacaaaagaacttcaactgtagatgtttaatctccactgtgtggtccactttagacttttaactacctcattttttgtaatgAAACCtgaaatgatatgggaaaatggatgggtggtgttGCTAGACCTATACATCTAGTGGGATCTCAAATAAACTTCATGGTGGACcatcggaaggtttcaacggtgggcgtcactctcatcactgttttctgtggtggggtccaccccagtcttggatctgcctcattctttggaccggtgttgatacaacaaatgcatcatggtagggcccacgtcacttcagtagctaatctCGACCTGTTAGTATCT from Magnolia sinica isolate HGM2019 chromosome 17, MsV1, whole genome shotgun sequence encodes the following:
- the LOC131230623 gene encoding B3 domain-containing protein At1g05930-like — its product is MGGKDPTLVLYRKLTESDVDPSLGHVVLNNELLKDLIPKMKKTDVSVLLDSKSNGLAVEAVDKEFRMYYVVIKRRDMDQFELDEEWKVIVELNKLKEGDSICIWAFLCGDDGDLCLSAAVWKELQTKMDTLPEA